The following are encoded together in the Oncorhynchus masou masou isolate Uvic2021 chromosome 5, UVic_Omas_1.1, whole genome shotgun sequence genome:
- the rbbp9 gene encoding serine hydrolase RBBP9, whose translation MPLTKAIIVPGNGAGDVERSNWYGWAKKQINKIPDMTCLLSNMPDPVTARESIWLPFIQEELQCDEETVIIGHSSGAAAAMRYAETHNVFGLILVGAYTSDLGDENERESGYFSRPWEWEQMRRNVGHIVQFGSTDDPFLPWEEQQAVAEGLGAVLHKYTDRGHFQNTQFPELIDTVRKLRAAA comes from the exons ATGCCACTGACGAAAGCGATAATTGTCCCGGGAAATGGAGCTGGAGATGTAGAGCGGTCCAATTGGTATGGATGGGCCAAAAAACAGATAAATAAG ATTCCAGATATGACCTGCCTGTTGAGCAACATGCCTGACCCAG TGACAGCCAGAGAGAGCATATGGTTGCCATTCATACAGGAGGAGCTCCAATGTGATGAGGAGACTGTCATCATTGGCCACAGCTCTGGGGCAGCTGCAGCCATGAG GTATGCAGAAACACACAACGTGTTTGGCCTCATTCTGGTGGGTGCCTATACTTCCGACCTGGGagatgagaatgagagagagagtg GATATTTTAGCCGGCCATGGGAGTGGGAGCAAATGAGAAGAAACGTTGGGCACATCGTTCAGTTTGGCTCCACGGATGACCCCTTCCTGCCTTGGGAGGAGCAGCAAGCTGTGGCCGAGGGCCTGGGCGCGGTGCTGCACAAGTACACAGACCGAGGACACTTCCAGAACACACAATTCCCTGAGCTCATTGACACAGTGCGAAAGCTGAGGGCAGCTGCTTAA